TCCCTGGGGTCCGACGGTACCGACGGTCCCACCGACGCCGCGGGTGGGCTCGTGGACGGCCATACCGCCGGGGTTCTCGCGGGCCTGGGCATGGACCCGGAATCCCTGCTTGCGGAGAATGACTCCTACCGGGGCCTTGACGCCTGCGGCTGTCTCGTCAGAACCGGGCCCACGGGGACAAACGTGAACGACCTGGCCGTGCTGCTCTGCAGGTAGCCGGCTTTTCCGGGAAAAGAAGAAGGGCTCCCCCTTCAGGGGGAGCCCTTTGTCATCGAAAGAGGGGGAGAGGAGGCTATTCCCCGGCCGGTGCGGGTTCTGCAAAGACGAAGCAGTCGCCTCCCGCAGTCTTCCCCGAGGAGAGAGCCGTTTCCGCCGACCGGAGGAGGGTCTTCCCGTCCAGTCCGTTTTCGGGGAACAGGCTGATGCCGATGGTGGCCGACAGGGAAATGTTCCCGCTGTACCCCACGGCCGCCGTTCGCACCGCCCCGAGGATCCGGTCCGCCGTCATGGCGGCTTCCTCCCTGTTCCGCAGCTTCGGGAGGATGAGGTAGAAGTTCACTCCCTCCATTCGGTAGAGGATGTCGTCCTGGCGGCAGGCGCCCTGAATTTTTCGGGCCACTCCCTTAAGCAGGAGGTCGGCCATGTCCCGTCCGATGGCCTCGTTCACCGCATTGAAATGGTCCAGGTCGATCATGAAAAAAGCCAGGGATGAACTGGTCCGCTGGGCGTCCGCCAGGGAGAAGAGCAGCTTCCTGTTGAAATGCCCCCTGTTCGACGGGCTTCCGAGGGGGTCGTGGCCTGCCTGGAGCATGATTTCATCCTCCAGTTCCTTCCTGGATGTGGCATCCAGGGCCACCACGATGGCCGACCGTTTTCCCCCGAAGGATCCGGCGAAGGGCGATACCCGGGCCTCCTGGAAATAAGTCCGCCCGCCGACGGAAATCTCGAAGGTGAAAAACTGCGGGGTTTCCGTTTCGATACACCGTTTCACCGGAATGAGGAGTTCACTGCCCCGTTCCGGGGGCAGCACCTCGTCAACTTTCTTTCCCACAAGTCCGGCCGCTTCCTTCACAAGGGGGGTATCCGGCGACCCGGTGACCCGGAGGCATTCCCCGTCTTCCGCCACGACGAGAAGCACCGCGGGAATGGCGTTCAGCAGTGCCTGGAGATCCTCTTCGTTCTTCCTGAGACGAACGTCCGCTTCCTTGTGGGCCGTTATGTCCGCAAGAGTCCAGAGAAATTCGTCGGGAACGCCGGGGGAGTGCTCCAGGCGGCATACCCTGTGGGATACCCACCGCCAGTTCCCGTCTGCTGCGGCGATCCTGTACACCCTGGATGCGCAGTCCGGCACCAGGTCCAGCCCGTCCCTGTCGGCGGGGTGGATGATATCTGCATAGCGGACTTTCCCCGAGGTGAAATCGGAAGGGGTATATCCGAAGGAGGCGATGGCTCCCGAGACGAAGCACGGCACGTCCCTGCTGCCGGAAAGCCAGACCATGGAAACCACCGGACTGATGTTGACCACGTGTTCGAAATTGACTCCGCCGCAACTCTCCATTTCCGCTTCAGCTCCCTTTGCTCTGTTCTTCAACGACCGGAAAGGCATGCCCGC
The window above is part of the Aminivibrio pyruvatiphilus genome. Proteins encoded here:
- a CDS encoding sensor domain-containing diguanylate cyclase, which gives rise to MESCGGVNFEHVVNISPVVSMVWLSGSRDVPCFVSGAIASFGYTPSDFTSGKVRYADIIHPADRDGLDLVPDCASRVYRIAAADGNWRWVSHRVCRLEHSPGVPDEFLWTLADITAHKEADVRLRKNEEDLQALLNAIPAVLLVVAEDGECLRVTGSPDTPLVKEAAGLVGKKVDEVLPPERGSELLIPVKRCIETETPQFFTFEISVGGRTYFQEARVSPFAGSFGGKRSAIVVALDATSRKELEDEIMLQAGHDPLGSPSNRGHFNRKLLFSLADAQRTSSSLAFFMIDLDHFNAVNEAIGRDMADLLLKGVARKIQGACRQDDILYRMEGVNFYLILPKLRNREEAAMTADRILGAVRTAAVGYSGNISLSATIGISLFPENGLDGKTLLRSAETALSSGKTAGGDCFVFAEPAPAGE